The region GATCGAGCTACTTTGCGCCATCTTGAGAGCTTACAGATGCAGACGGTATCGAACAAGTGTTCGATGAGTGTTTGGCAACTTTGCGTCGAACGGTTCGGTCCGTCGGTGACCTGCATACCGTCTACGGCTGACGGCTCTACCCTACCCAGCGCAAGCTGATGGTCGCTGACGAGCTGCATGTCCGGGCGCATGTCCCAGTTGTCAGTGCGTCGACAACGGTGTCGAGGGCGGGGGCGGACGCCATGTCGGCAGTCTGTCGAGCGGGCTCAGGAGCGTGGCGCGCGATCGTCAATCGTTCGTCAGAGCGCCCACCAACAGCGACAGACGGCGAGGACTGGCGAAGGCCATCCCCGCAGGTCGGATCGGGTGTAGACCGGAATGCCGCAGGTAGGCGCGACCTGCGGATTCGTTCCGGTTCAACGTCTGGCCCTCGCCGGGCAGGCATGTCTCCGGGATGGCGCTCCAGGGGCACTCTGAGGGCGTGGCACGGCACGTCAGGGATGCAGCAACCGACAGCAACCAGTGTCGCAACCCGGCCCGCTCAGCTCGTCCGCAGGCGGACGCCGATGAACGCCTGAGCAGCCAGGGAGCGGCGGGACCAGGGCGCCAGCACACCTTGAAAGCGAGAGTCCCGAAAGGGTCCGGGGGTTCGAATCCCTCCGCTTCCGCCAGGTCACGGCGCTGTCGGCCGATCATGGTTCGTCTCGATGGTCGGCCTGACATCAACCGGTGGCATCAACCCGGCCGAAACCGCCTCCCCGAGCTGGGCCAGTGCTGCGACCTTTTCGGTCAGGTCTCCGTGCGCGTAGACCATCATCGTGACCTTGATGTCGCTGTGGCCGGCGATCTCGCGGACCACGTGCGGGGGCACGCCGAGGGCGAGCAGCAAGGACACGGCGGTGTGCCGCAGGTCGTGGAAGCGCAACGTTCCGAGGCCGGCTGCCTCACGGACGTCGTGCCAGTACTTGACCAGCGTGTAGGGCGACATCGGCCGGCCCTGCCGGGTGGCGAACACGAACCCGGAGTCCTCCCATTTCTCACCGGCGTCGGCCCGTTCGGCGTCCTGGCGCTTCTGGTGCACGCGCAGCGCCGAGACCACGACGTCGGGCAACGGGATCACCCGCCGGGGCGCCCGGGTCTTCGGTGGCTGGAGGCTCTGCCTATGTCTTGTTCTGCACGACGCCGGCAACGGGGAGGAGATCCCGCTCCAGAAGGGCGTACGCCTCGGCGAGGTCGCGGACTCCTGCCGGGCTGTTGCCCACGTTCGGTGCTGCCTTGATGATCGCGTTGAGGATGGCTTCGTGGGCCTGCTCGCTGAGACTCTGATCGGCCATGGGAGTCGACGCTACCCGCCCGCACCAGCAGGAGCACCGGGATCGGTGATCGTGCGTCGCAGAGTTGCAGGCGGATGTCCTGACCACAACCGTGAGATCAACCCGACCGCTACCTGTCGAACGCAGACAGACACGCCCCGTGCCGCAGACAGGCCAGGCCGAGCAGCTCGCGCCGGCGCATGCCAGCACGATCGCGCAGAGGTAGAGCGCGACAAGCGGTCATCAGCGATCTTCGCCGGCAGCTCACGAGCGGCGCCCGGGTCGGGGCCGGCGTCCACCTCGTACTCAGGGTTCGACGTTGTGACCAGCTTCGCCGGGTTCCGGCTGATCAGCTCTCGCGCACGTCGTTGGACAGCGCATTCCGCAGAACCGCGTGCCGGGCCGGGGCGGCGCTCCTGCGCGCTCGACCTTGCCGCTCCGCTCCCGGCCGGCACGCCTGGGGTGCCCGTCCGACCGGGGGTAGTCAAAATTACTGATCATCCGGCTGAGGATCTAACGCGTAGGGCTGGATGGGCGACACACGGGCAAGGCCGGACGACCGGCCCGCCGGATCGGTCAACTGTCCCCGAGACTCGAAGGAGTCCCTGTGTCGCGCCCCCAGGACCCGACGTTCCACAACTACAGCCAGCCCGGTGCTGCCCTTCCTGTCGTCGCGCCGCATGGCGGGCAGCCGATGCCGCTGGTCCCGATGGGCGCGCCGCCGACGGGCGGCCTGGTGAAGCGACGCAACCCGCTCGCCGTCTGGCTGGGCCTGCCCCTGATCACCCTCGGGATCTACTCGTTGGTCTGGTATTACAAGATCCACCGGGAAATGGCGGACGTCACCCGCAAGCCGGACGCACCGGTCGCCGGTCCGATGCTGGTGCTGCTGTTGCTGGGCTGGACCGGGATCGCGCTCCTCGTGTCGTTCTTCCGTACCGGCAACCGCATCGCGGAGGCCCAGCGCGCCGCCGGACTGGCCCAGACCTGCAACCCCTTCATCGGTCTGTTGCTCTGCTTCGTCTTCGGGCTCCAGACGGCCTATTACCAGAGCGAGTTGAACAAGATCGCGGACGCCACGTCCTCGGTGGGCGTCCGGGCTGCACCTCACTTCTCGTAAGGCGTCGAGCTGCTCGAATGCTCCCGAGGCCGGCCGTCAACGCGCGCTGCCGACCTCCGCCACCGGGAGAGTGAGGGACGTCGACGCGGCCGCGGCCGCGTAGTCGATGGTGCGTGGCCGGTTCGGGCGACGGGCAGCGGACACGGCGAAGACGATGCTGGACGCCGAGAAGATCGCGAGCGTGAGGCATCCCCGGGAGAACCCGGCGGCGAGGGCCTCGGCGTGTGGGGTGGCCTCCGGCGAGGGGGCTGTGATCACGTTGCTGTAGACGCCGGCGACGACGGCGGTCATGACGGCGCCGCCGACGTAACGGGCCATGTTGGAGATGCCGGAGGCCTGGCCGACCTGCTCGGGGGTGACGCAGGAGGTGGCGATAGCCAGAACAGGCCCTGCCACCCGGTCACCTCGTTGAGGACGCCGCCGATCACCGATCGACACGGGCACCTTCGTAGGCCTGAGCGGCGATCCGGCGACCGGCGGCCGCAGCGACCTCGGAGGCGAGAGTCCCGAAAGGGGTTCGGGGGCCCGAGTCCCTGCCGGTCAATGCTCCACCAACGGGTGCGGATCCCGCCCCGCCATCATCAGGAACCTGTCCCGCCACGACACGTCCGCCGGAACCGGCTCGATCGGTTCCCGGAAGATCCCGATGGACCGCCACGCCTCTGCCCGCGGTGCCGTCCCCTCCCACATCCCGCGCGCCAGCTCCTCGGTCAGCGGGCACGCCCGCGACCCCAGGTGCATCGCGATGTCGTGCGCGAGGAAGCAGCGGGCGATGTTCAGCTGCCAGAAGTAGTCCCGCGCCGCGACGTCGCCGAAGCTGCAGTGGACGATCGCGTCCCCGTCCGTCACCTCCGCGGCGGCGGCACAGGCCAGACCGGAGATGCGGGCGACGGCGGCCGCGGCGTCGGAACCGAGCAGGTCGCCGTCGAAGCGGTCCTTGCCGACGTCCTCCATGGTCCGGCCGGCCAGCAGGTCCGGCACCCACGAATCGTCGTAGGCGTAGTGGTTGACCAGCGGTTTCATTCGCAGGGCCAGGTCCGCACCGGGCATGTCGAACATCGCGGGGACCACGATGCGCCAGTGCTCGTGTCGGATCCGGCCGATCACCTCGACGAGCACCTGCTCCGCCATCACGAACAGCTCAGCCTCGCGGATCATCCGACCTCCTCGTCGCAGTCGGCTGAGCGTGGCACGGCGTCGTCGACGCTGACTACGGAGATCTCACACCTGCGACACCTCGACCTCCTCCGAGATGCCCGACGCACGCGACGCGAGAAGGGGGAGGGACGACGGCCCGGCATCCTGCTGCCCCGGATCGTCGACGACCTCCTGCACACGCCCGGCGACGTCGGCCGCGACCGAGACCGGGCCCGGTGCTCAGGTGGCGCGGAGCGTCTCGACGACCTTCGCGACCCGACGGGCGCGGGTCGCGTCGGTCTTCGCGCCCTCGACGGACAGGGTGTGCCGGCGCTGGTTGCTGTGGCTGAGCGCGTCGAACGCCGCGCGGGCGGCCGGCTCCGCGTCCAGCGCGGCCGCCAGGTCCGCCGGCACCTCGACGACGCGGGGCGCGGTGTCCAGCTCCAGCTCGACGTCCGCCGCGTCCCCCGCGGAGAGCCCCGCGGCGGTGCGGTTCTCGGCGCTGAGCGGCAGCAGGTAGCGCCCGCCCATCACTGCGACGGTGCTCCGGTAGGTGTGCCCGCCGACGGTCACGGTGACGGCGGGCCGCTTCCCGGCCCCCAGCGCGTCGACGACCTCGGGCGGGACCTCGAAACCGGTGGCGGTCCTGCCGCCGAGCTCCACGGTCGTCGAGAAGCGGGTGGTTCCGGCCATGGGGCTGTGTCCTCTCGGAGGCGGGACCTGCGAGTATGCCGTGATCGTCAGGCGGAGCGGCGGTGGCGCAGCGAATCGAGCGCGTAGGAGCCCGGGCGTGCCTCCCGGATCGTGATCTCGGCAGAGGAGACCGGCGACCGGGCCCGAACTCATCGCGCCGCGCGCACCAGCCGTCGGGCCCGCTGGATCTCCGGCGGCGCCGGGACGTCCGGCAGCACCGCGGTCGCGGTCCGGAGGCCCCGCAGGACCAGGGACGACCCGAGATCGGTCGTCGGCAGTCCGGGCAGCTTGTACAGGCGCCGGGCCCAGCGGGGAAGGGTCGCGAAACCGAGCGTCGACACCGTGGAGATCAACACCTTCGCCTGTGCCGGAGCCTCGCCGCGCGGCAGGAAGAGGTTCTGCGCGGCCCGCCTCGCCTCGTCCGTGAGGTACAGCTCCGGGCGGACGCGCCGGAAGTAGTCCCGCAGCTCCGCCCGGCTCGCGGGCACGTCGGCGGGGTCCAGGCCGACGACCTCCGCGGCCCGCACGTTCTCCGCGACGTACGTGTCCGCCTCGGCGCCGCCGACGAGCCCGGCCCGGCGGGCGATGTCCAGGTAGGAGTCGATCTCGGCGCAGTGCACCCACAGCAGCCCGTCCCGGGAGTCGATGCGGAACGTCTCGCCGGTGTCCGGGTCGAACCCCCGGAGCTTGCCGTGCAGCGCCCGGACCCGGGCCGCCGCGAGCTCGACCTCGGCGAGCGACCCGAACGTCCGGGTGCCGACGAACTCCACCGTCCGCTCGAACCGGCTCCACGCCTTCTTCGGGTCGAACAGCGCCGAGTTCTGGTAGGTCCCGCGCATCACCCGGGGATGCAGGGCCTGAAGCAGCAGCGCCCGCATCCCGGCGACCCACAGGACCGGCTCCAGATGGACGCGCCAGGTGACGGAGTCCGGCCCGAAGAGCCCGTGATCGGCTGTCATCCTCCCAGCACAGCACTCCGGAGCCGCCGCCGCGAGACGATCACACGACGGGCGGCCGCCGCTCCCCGCACCGCGTCGCCCGCTCGAACGCCTCGGCGACCTTCAGCAGCTCCAGCTCGCCGCGGTGTCCGCCGACCATCTGCATCCCCACCGGCAGGCCGCCGGGCGTGAACCCGGCGGGCACCGAGATCGCCGGGTGACCCGTCGCGGAGATCAGGTAGGCCGACGCCATCCAGTCCAGGTAGGACGGCTGCGCGACGCCCGCGACCTCCTTCGGGAACTCGATCCCCACCTCGAACGGCACGACCTGCGAGACCGGGAGCAGCAGCACGTCGAAGCGGGTGAAGAACTCCCGCATGCGCCCGAACAGGACGCCGTGCAGCGTCTCCGCCCGGGCCAGGTCGGGACCCGTGAGCGCCAGCCCCTCCTCGGTGTTCGCGACCAGCGTGTCCTTGAGCATGTCCCGGTGCCGCTCCAGCAGCGGGCCGAACGCCGCGGCGAACTGCCACGCCCGCAGGGTGCGGAACACCTCGTCCGCGCCGCGCAGGTCCGGGAACGCCTCCTCGACGTGGGCCCCGAGCTCGGAGAACACCCTGACCTGCGGTTCCAGCGCCGCAGTGACCTCGTCGTCGACGGGGACGCGGCCGCCGAGATCGGCGGTCCAGGCCACCCGGAGCCCGGTCAGGTCGCGCTCGAGCGGGACGTCGAAGATCGAGCCCGGGACGTCGATGCCGATGGGGCAGCGCGGATCCGGGCCGGCCATGACGGAGAGCAGCAGCGCCGCGTCACCGACGGTCCGGGCCATCGGGCCCTGCACCCCCATCGTCGAGAAGGCCAGGGCGCTCGGGTACGTCGGCACCCGGCCGGGGGCGGGGCGCAGGCCCACGACGTTGTTGAACGACGCCGGGTTGCGCAGCGAGCCGCCCATGTCGCTGCCGTCCGAGAGCGGGTGCATGCCGCAGGCCAGCGCGGCCGCGGCGCCGCCGCTGCTGCCACCGGCGCTGCGCTCCAGGTCGTAGGGGTTGTGGGTGGCGCCGAAGACCGGGTTGAACGTGTGCGAACCGGCGGCGAACTCCGGCACGTTGGTCTTGCCGAGGGTGATCGCCCCCGCGGCCCGGATGCGCTCGATCACGAGCTCGTCGGCGTCCGGGACGAAGTCCGCGAGCAGGGGCGAGCCGGACGTGGTGCGGATCCCGGCCGTCGAGTGGGTGTCCTTGTGCGCCATGGGGATGCCGTGCAACGGGCCGAGCGGCTCACCGGCGAGGAGCCGGGCGTCGGCCGCGTCGGCCTCGGCCAGCGCGCGCTCCGGGACCAGGGTGACGACGGCGTTGACCTGTGGGTTCACCGCGTCGATCCGGTCCAGGTGCGCCTGGACCAGCTCGCGGGCGGAGATCTCGCGGCGGCGGAGCATCGCCGCCATCTCCCGGGCCGTGCGGAAGCAGAGGTCGGTCACCTGGGTGACGCTAGCTAACCGTGCGTCCGAGCCGCCTCCACCGACGGTGGTGCGCTGCCGGCCGGCCGCGGCATCAGCAGCAACGCGCCCATCGCCACCACGCAACAGGCGATGATGTACCAGGAGATCCCGGTGCTCGACCCGGTGTTCTTCAGGATCGCCGCCGCGATCAGCGGGGCGGGACCGCCGGCGATCACGGAGGCGAGCTGGTAACCGAGCCCGGCACCGCTGTAGCGGATGTTGGTCCCGAAGGACTCGGCGATCAGCGCCGCCTGGGGGCCGTACTGCATGTCGTGGAAGATCAGCGAGAGGACGATCGCGAGCAGCACCAGGCCGGCGGTCCGGGTGTTGAGCAGGCCGAAGTACGGGAAGGCGTAGAGCGCGGTGCAGACGATGCCGATGCCGTACATGAGCCGGCGGCCGATCACGTCGGACAGCCAGCCGAACAGGGGCACGCTCACCAGCCCGATGGCCGCCGCGATCAGGGTGTCCGTCAGCAGGCTGCTGCGCTCGAGCTTCAGTTGCTGGGTGCCGTAGGTGAGCACGAACGTGATGAAGAGGTAGAACGGCGCCTGCTCGGACAGCCGGACGAGCGCGGAGACGAGCACC is a window of Pseudonocardia sp. T1-2H DNA encoding:
- a CDS encoding tyrosine-type recombinase/integrase — translated: MIPLPDVVVSALRVHQKRQDAERADAGEKWEDSGFVFATRQGRPMSPYTLVKYWHDVREAAGLGTLRFHDLRHTAVSLLLALGVPPHVVREIAGHSDIKVTMMVYAHGDLTEKVAALAQLGEAVSAGLMPPVDVRPTIETNHDRPTAP
- a CDS encoding DUF4234 domain-containing protein codes for the protein MSRPQDPTFHNYSQPGAALPVVAPHGGQPMPLVPMGAPPTGGLVKRRNPLAVWLGLPLITLGIYSLVWYYKIHREMADVTRKPDAPVAGPMLVLLLLGWTGIALLVSFFRTGNRIAEAQRAAGLAQTCNPFIGLLLCFVFGLQTAYYQSELNKIADATSSVGVRAAPHFS
- a CDS encoding TIGR03086 family protein; its protein translation is MIREAELFVMAEQVLVEVIGRIRHEHWRIVVPAMFDMPGADLALRMKPLVNHYAYDDSWVPDLLAGRTMEDVGKDRFDGDLLGSDAAAAVARISGLACAAAAEVTDGDAIVHCSFGDVAARDYFWQLNIARCFLAHDIAMHLGSRACPLTEELARGMWEGTAPRAEAWRSIGIFREPIEPVPADVSWRDRFLMMAGRDPHPLVEH
- a CDS encoding YdeI/OmpD-associated family protein, with product MAGTTRFSTTVELGGRTATGFEVPPEVVDALGAGKRPAVTVTVGGHTYRSTVAVMGGRYLLPLSAENRTAAGLSAGDAADVELELDTAPRVVEVPADLAAALDAEPAARAAFDALSHSNQRRHTLSVEGAKTDATRARRVAKVVETLRAT
- a CDS encoding oxygenase MpaB family protein — encoded protein: MTADHGLFGPDSVTWRVHLEPVLWVAGMRALLLQALHPRVMRGTYQNSALFDPKKAWSRFERTVEFVGTRTFGSLAEVELAAARVRALHGKLRGFDPDTGETFRIDSRDGLLWVHCAEIDSYLDIARRAGLVGGAEADTYVAENVRAAEVVGLDPADVPASRAELRDYFRRVRPELYLTDEARRAAQNLFLPRGEAPAQAKVLISTVSTLGFATLPRWARRLYKLPGLPTTDLGSSLVLRGLRTATAVLPDVPAPPEIQRARRLVRAAR
- a CDS encoding amidase, whose product is MTDLCFRTAREMAAMLRRREISARELVQAHLDRIDAVNPQVNAVVTLVPERALAEADAADARLLAGEPLGPLHGIPMAHKDTHSTAGIRTTSGSPLLADFVPDADELVIERIRAAGAITLGKTNVPEFAAGSHTFNPVFGATHNPYDLERSAGGSSGGAAAALACGMHPLSDGSDMGGSLRNPASFNNVVGLRPAPGRVPTYPSALAFSTMGVQGPMARTVGDAALLLSVMAGPDPRCPIGIDVPGSIFDVPLERDLTGLRVAWTADLGGRVPVDDEVTAALEPQVRVFSELGAHVEEAFPDLRGADEVFRTLRAWQFAAAFGPLLERHRDMLKDTLVANTEEGLALTGPDLARAETLHGVLFGRMREFFTRFDVLLLPVSQVVPFEVGIEFPKEVAGVAQPSYLDWMASAYLISATGHPAISVPAGFTPGGLPVGMQMVGGHRGELELLKVAEAFERATRCGERRPPVV